In the Dysgonomonas mossii genome, TGCCCTTGTCCGCTCATAGCATCAACGGCATTTTTGGTAAGATTTTCTATTACCCAGCTTAGCAATGGCTCGTTCACCTGTGCATAGAGAAGCTTATCTGACAGCTCGACAACAAAAACAACTTTCTTTGATATCCGCTTTTCGAGATAAGCAATCGACCGATGAATTATATCTACCATATTTTGAGATTCTAAGGCAGGAACCGAACCTATTTTAGAAAACCGATCCGTAATCATTTGCAGTCGGTCTACATCTTTCTCCATATCTCTTACAATAGACTGATCCGTTTCTTTGAGTTTCAGATATTCCAGCCATGCCAACAAAGAAGAAATAGGCGTCCCTAACTGATGAGCAGTCTCTTTAGACAACCCTACCCACAGACGATCCTGCTCCATTCTCATAGTAGTAAACAGAGCGAAGAAAGCTGTAATCATAAATATAAACAGCACACCCAATTGAACATAAGGATATAGCTGCAATTGTTTTAACGTATACGAATCATCATAATATATGTACTGATCGAACCCCTCAGCTTCAATGATGATCGGCTCATGTCTTTTCTTAAAAGATTCTGCTCTTTGCTTCAGAAAAATCTGATCGTCAAGCTCGGGGAGATCAATGTTTGCCGAAGTATAAAAATTCTCTTTTTTATCGTATAGTATAACAGGTATCGTCGTATTACTTTTCAGTATCTGAGCAACCAGATTCATATTCATATTTTCAGCATTGCTAGCCATTTCTTTTGTAGCCTCAGCCCAAATCTCAATTTTATTTCTCTCTTCTTTCGACAGATTCTCGACCAAAAAATGTGACACGATAAGAGATGCCACCACAATAAGAAGAGCAATGACTACAAACAGATACCTGAATAGTATTTTATTATTTTCGAATAATTTCATTCAATATATGCTTTATTATACACCTAACGCTTTATACGCCTATTATATTTGATTTTAAACAACTTACCAACATATATCTCACCAAAAGGTGACAAAGGTGACAGTTATTTGTATGTTTTTAAGTGTCACTTTTCTCTTTGCAAAAACACCAGTATATATAGATAAAGTTTAATATTTCTTATATGCGATATACACAGAGACAATATTTTTATCCATTTCCTTAAAGGAAAAATCTTCCTCCGAAAAATTATATATTTTCTGCATCTAAGATACAAACTAGCTTTTACATCAAGAAAATAATTAAAGAAAAGACTACGATATAAATTACTAAAATAGTTACCTTTGCTCGATGATTTATTTACCTCATAATTTTATCAGTTTATGAAAAGAGACACAGCCATTTTTGATATTATTGAAAAAGAGTATCAACGACAACTGAAAGGGATTGAACTTATCGCCTCTGAAAACTTTGTCAGTGAACAAGTAATGGAGGCTATGGGATCATGCTTAACAAACAAATATGCAGAAGGGTATCCGGGCAAAAGATATTATGGGGGATGCGAAATTGTAGACCTTAGCGAACAGCTAGCTATAGATAGGCTAAAAGAAATATTCGGAGCGGAGTGGGCTAACGTACAACCACACTCGGGAGCTCAGGCAAATGCAGCAGTATTCCTTGCTTGTATGCAGGCCGGAGATAAATTCCTTGGACTGAACCTTTCACACGGAGGACACTTATCACATGGTTCGCCTGTCAACTTCTCAGGATTGATGTTTCATGCATTGGAATACAATGTAAAACAAGAGACAGAGCAAGTAGACTACGAGCAAATGGAAGAAGTTGCCCGTACAGAGAAACCTAAAATTATCATCGCCGGAGCATCGGCCTATTCTCGCGACTGGGATTATGCACGTATCCGCAAAATAGCCGACGAAATAGGTGCTATATTTATGGTAGATATGGCTCACCCGGCAGGACTGGTTGCAGCAGGATTGCTTAACAATCCTCTTCCTCACGCACACATTGTGACTACAACAACTCACAAAACATTGCGTGGACCACGTGGTGGTGCAATTATGCTAGGCAAAGACTTTGAAAATCCTTGGGGCAAGAAAACTCCGAAAGGAGAAGTACGCATGATGTCTGCATTGCTAGACTCGGCAGTATTCCCGGGTATTCAAGGCGGGCCGCTAGAGCATGTGATTGCAGCTAAAGCGGTATCATTTGGCGAAGCTCTCGATCCTTCATACAAAGTTTATCAGGCTCAAGTGAAAAAGAATGCGGCTGTTATGGCTCAAGCTTTTATGGATAAAGGCTACAAAGTAGTATCAGGAGGAACAGACAATCACTCTATGCTTATAGATTTGCGTCCAAAATTCCCTGAACTGACAGGAAAGCTTGCCGAAAAAGTTCTTGTAGAAGCCGATATCACCACCAATAAGAATATGGTTCCGTTCGATAGTCGCAGTCCATTCCTTACATCAGGTCTTCGATTCGGTACTCCGGCAATCACTACACGTGGAGCAAAGGAGCCTTTGATGGGAGAAATAGTGGAATTGATAGATACAGTTCTTTCTAATCCGGAAGACGGAAAAGTAATAAAAGCTGTACGTGAGAAAGTAAATGGAATAATGAAAGATTATCCATTATTTGCTTGGTAGAATACTATTCCTGTTTGATAGAACTTAACTAATATACAAAGATAAGAAGCTGTTTAATAAGGCAATTACACCTCATAGTGTTTGCTTTTAAACAGCTTCTGTATGTATTCCGATGAAAAAAATCAAAATAAGCATTCTATATGTATTGTCGATACATATAATGGCATTAATCATAATGTCACTGCAACGTACCTTATTATTACTCACAAATCTGCAACATATAGAAAGTGTAACCTCAAAAGCCAGTTGGATTTTCTCAGCTTTGCTCCGAGGTATTTGGTTCGACAATGTTATAGCATGCTACATCTCAGCATTACCACTCGTAGTTATTTGCATTCTGGGTCTTTTTAATAAAGTAAATAAAATTACGTTCAGTTCATTCAATGTATACTATATACTGATCTATACAGTGGTTTTTGCGATTGGTTTTGCAGACATTCCTTACTTCGCTTATTTCTTCAAACATCTGAACAGTTCTATCTTCAATTGGAATGAAGAAAGCAGTACAACTGCCAAAATGATATTCGAAGAAACATCATATTACATATATATGGGTGTTTTTCTTCTGGTAGTCATCGCTTTTGGATATCTGATTTTCAAATTGAGCAAAAGGCTTTTAAAACTACAGCAAGAAAATATAAAAGGAAAAGAATATTTCATTTACATTCCCACTTGTATTATCCTTGCCATACTATGCATATTGGGTATCAGGGGGCGTTTCGGATACAATCCGATAAAAACAAGCCAAGCTTACTTTTGCAACAATTCATTCTTAAATCAGTTGGGCATAAACCCTTCTTTTTATTTCTTGCGGGATGTTATCGAATCATCGAAAACTCATCATAGCATAGACAATGTTATTTCAGAAAAAGACGCTATTTCATATACACAGAAGTTTTTCGGACTAAATCCGGCTGATGAGCAAAAGTCGCCTATTGCCCGATATATTAAAGCAGAAAGTCCGGCAAAAGAGATGAATATCGTCGTCATACTCATGGAATCGATGTCTGCCGATCTGCTAAAAGTCACAGAAAACGGAAAAGAAATAACTCCATTTCTCAACCAGCTTATAAAGAAATCATATTATTTCGATCATTTTTATTCAGCCGGCACACATACCAATCATGGCATCTTAGCCACACTGTACGGACTACCGGCCTTGTTTGATAAGAACATGATGAAAAATGTAACAATCCCTTTATGCCAGGGGTTGCCAAATACGTTACAAGAGCAAAATTACAAAACGATGTTCTTCATGCCGCACGAGTCCCAGTATGACAATATGAATGCTTTCTTATTGGAAAATGGATTTGAAGAAATATATTCTCAAGAAAACTATCCACCCAAAATGCGAAAAAACAGCTTTGGTGTTGCAGATGATTTTCTACTCAGTTATTCGCTGAACAAAATAAATGAAAAGGCTCCGACGTCATCTCCTTTTTTTGCAACAATACTCACAGTGAGCAATCATCCTCCATATATTGTACCTGAAAAATTTGAAAATGTAAGCACAAAACCCGAATTCCAAATAGTAGCATTTGCAGATGATGCTATACGACAATTTTTTACTGATGCAGAAAAACAAAGCTGGTTTAAAAACACAATATTTGTACTGCTTGGAGACCATGGAAAAATAGTGGGCACACAAACCTATGAAATGCCTCTTTCGCTAAACCATATCCCACTGATCATATACTCTCCGGCGTTTACAGATATGCCCACAACGGTTTCCAATCCGGGAGGACAAGTTGATGTATTCCCTACCATTATGGGTTTACTAGACCGTTCGTACATGAATAATACTTTTGGGGTAGACATGTTCAAGACAAAACGTCCGTATATGTTTTTCTCTTCTGATAATGCGCTTGGATGTATCGATGATAAATACTTTTATACTTATAACTTCAAATCGAAGATAGATGGGTTATATGAATATAGTGAAAATAGTAGCGAGAATGTTCTTTCTCAATTCAAACAGAAAGCAGATAGCATGAACTTATATTCAGCAGCCATGTTTCAAACTGCTAACTATATGCTCAAACATGAACTGACAAGAGTAAAGAAATAAAAAAACACATATCCCATAACGGACTAGACTCCAAACACTCAGCGGCATAGTATTTTCAGACTAAAACATAAATAGCTTTATCACTATCAAATAGGTGGATACCAATACCGTATAGTGTAATATAGACAATTATTAGGCAATAGTAATGTTAAATTAAAAATTAATTTGTAATTTAGCCTAAAATTACATGAGTACAATTTCCCAGAATACTTATACAGAGTGTAGTCCAATGAAAACTTATTATAGAAGTATATTTATACTTTTGTCATTTTTACTATTCGCTTGTACATCTGAAAACGAAGAAGCACAAAGACAATTAAATACAGCCCGACAGCTTTATTCGCAGGCTGAATACGCTTTAGCTAAACAGACTCTTGATAGCCTGAAAGCAAATCACCCGAAAGCTTTTCCACAATTACAGGCAGGGATCTTGCTGTTAGACTCGATTCGCAGAGGAGAGAACGAGCAAATAATAGCGCAATGCGATTCGCTTATATCTTCTTTTGAACCCAAAGTAGAACAAGAGAAAACGAAGTTTAGCTTTCAACAAAACAAGCAATACCAAGAAACAGGAAGCTATATTCCAAAAGAGAGTGTAACCTCATCTATTACATCTACAACTCTTCGTTCGGGAGTAGAAGAAAATGGACAGTTATATATTGAAAGTGTATTTATTGGCGGACAAAAACATAATAAGATAAAGATTTTGTCAAAAGATGGCTCATTCGCAGAGTCTATACCTGTAAACGACGATGGTTTGAACTATCGCTTCTCAAACATGGGCAAAACGTATGAAGTAATCCGATTCTCAGGTAGTAAGGAAAATGGAATTGCAAAGTTCATTTTCTCAAATACCAATAATCCTTTATCGGTCACTTTAGATGGACAAGGAAGGTATACATATACTTTATCGCAACAGGTAAAGTCGGCGATTTCCAAATCGTATCAGTTATCAGTAATGATGTTGCAGCTCGATAGCCTTAAAACAGCTAAAGAGAAAGCCGAATTTCACATCTATTATCTGGATAATAAAAAAGACAGCACAAACACTTACAACACAAAGCTACAATAACTCTAATTTTTATGAAAAAAGAAAAATCTACTGCCGAGCCTCAGAGAAAAGAAAAGGATATTTTCAATCTTAATATCTCGGTCGATTGTACAATATTCGGATTTCACTCAGGAAGCCTCAAAGTTTTACTATGCAAACCCAGTGTCGGCGAAAAATGGATGCTTCCCGGAGGGCTTATAACAAGAGATGAAATACCGGATGAAACGGCACGCCGGATCTTAAAAGCAAAAACAGGGTTAAGCGATACCTATCTGAAGCAGTTCTCATTCTTTGGGAGAAAAGATAAAAAACAAGAAGAAAACGAAAACCCCGAAATACTTAGTGAAATTAGTCTGGCCTATTTTGCCCTTATCAAATCAGGAGATGCACAACTCGTCGAAGATAACGATACTGAACATATCGAATGGTTCGAAATAAATAATATCTCAGATTTACACCCGGAACATAAGATTATTTTTGAAACCGCTCTCTCTACCCTCCGCAAACAAATTGGATTCATACCTATCGGTTACGAACTTTTACCCGAAAAATTCACAATGCCCGAATTAAGAAGTATCTATGAGGCAATATTAGGAAGAGAACTAGACCGTAGAAATTTCCAGCGCAAAATGCTCTCTATTGGCTTTATAAAAGCATTGAATGAAACACGGAAAGTAGGAGCTCACAAATCGCCCAATTTGTACTCTTTCGACAAGAAAAAATATGAGGAAGCTGAAAGACTTGGAATTCAGTTAATGAGCAACAACTTGTAATCGTAAAATAAGGAAATAACCAGGAACATTAATTTATAATTATTCAGCAAAACCGAAGTCCAGAAGGGATTGCCTCACATCAGAAAAAATATCAGCATTTATTTTATAAGCAAAATACTCTCTACGCAAAGGATAGTTATTCCGCTGCTGCTTGAAAGTCGCAGGAGATGCTTTTAGTCTTTCGAAGTCAGACATAGGGTCGTATGTATGCAATATAGCATCAAAGAGAAAATTATCGGAGTTTTTTAGTCCTGTGAGATCTATTATAGGGTTTACAGGATCAGGCGCTATTATGCGAGATAACGGCTCTTTGCTCATCCCATAGAAATCGGCAACAGATTCAAGAGACATACGCGTTGCGTTGGCTTTTCCGTCTGCCGAATAACCTGCTATATGCGGAGTGGCAATATCAACCATCTCCATGTATTCAAGGTCTATATCGGGTTCTTTTTCCCAGCAATCGATAATTGCGCCCGATATAAGGTTGTTAGCTATAGCTATTTTTATAGCCGCTGTATCTACAATGCCTCCTCTCGCCGAATTTATTATAATCGGTTTTCTCTTGAGAGACGAGAAGAACTCGGTATCTGCTAAATGATAAGTCTTATATTCGCCTTCTTTTGTTAAGGGTGTATGGAAAGTGATAATATCAGCTTTATCTATTATTTCATCAAGACTGACAAATAAATCTCTCTGCTCAGCTTTTTGACGTGGTGGGTCATTTAGCAGAACCTTCATACCTAACATTTCGCAAGCTTTCGCTACCTTTTTCCCTACATTCCCTACACCAACAATACCTATCGTTTTATCTTTGAGCTCAAAACCTTTCTGACGGGAGATTCTTATCAATGAAGAAACTATATATTGCTGCACTGAACCGGAATTGCACCCCGGAGCATTATGCCAAACGATATCATGTGCATCACAGTAATCGGTATCGATATGATCATAGCCAATAGTAGCGGAGCATATAAGCTTTACATTCGTATTTTTTAGTATTGCTTCGTCAAAGCGAGTAACAGTACGCACAATTAAGGCATCAG is a window encoding:
- the pdxB gene encoding 4-phosphoerythronate dehydrogenase PdxB, which translates into the protein MKIIADKNIPYLKGAAEYYGDVTYLDGAAFTHDAIKEADALIVRTVTRFDEAILKNTNVKLICSATIGYDHIDTDYCDAHDIVWHNAPGCNSGSVQQYIVSSLIRISRQKGFELKDKTIGIVGVGNVGKKVAKACEMLGMKVLLNDPPRQKAEQRDLFVSLDEIIDKADIITFHTPLTKEGEYKTYHLADTEFFSSLKRKPIIINSARGGIVDTAAIKIAIANNLISGAIIDCWEKEPDIDLEYMEMVDIATPHIAGYSADGKANATRMSLESVADFYGMSKEPLSRIIAPDPVNPIIDLTGLKNSDNFLFDAILHTYDPMSDFERLKASPATFKQQRNNYPLRREYFAYKINADIFSDVRQSLLDFGFAE
- a CDS encoding LTA synthase family protein; its protein translation is MALIIMSLQRTLLLLTNLQHIESVTSKASWIFSALLRGIWFDNVIACYISALPLVVICILGLFNKVNKITFSSFNVYYILIYTVVFAIGFADIPYFAYFFKHLNSSIFNWNEESSTTAKMIFEETSYYIYMGVFLLVVIAFGYLIFKLSKRLLKLQQENIKGKEYFIYIPTCIILAILCILGIRGRFGYNPIKTSQAYFCNNSFLNQLGINPSFYFLRDVIESSKTHHSIDNVISEKDAISYTQKFFGLNPADEQKSPIARYIKAESPAKEMNIVVILMESMSADLLKVTENGKEITPFLNQLIKKSYYFDHFYSAGTHTNHGILATLYGLPALFDKNMMKNVTIPLCQGLPNTLQEQNYKTMFFMPHESQYDNMNAFLLENGFEEIYSQENYPPKMRKNSFGVADDFLLSYSLNKINEKAPTSSPFFATILTVSNHPPYIVPEKFENVSTKPEFQIVAFADDAIRQFFTDAEKQSWFKNTIFVLLGDHGKIVGTQTYEMPLSLNHIPLIIYSPAFTDMPTTVSNPGGQVDVFPTIMGLLDRSYMNNTFGVDMFKTKRPYMFFSSDNALGCIDDKYFYTYNFKSKIDGLYEYSENSSENVLSQFKQKADSMNLYSAAMFQTANYMLKHELTRVKK
- a CDS encoding sensor histidine kinase, whose amino-acid sequence is MKLFENNKILFRYLFVVIALLIVVASLIVSHFLVENLSKEERNKIEIWAEATKEMASNAENMNMNLVAQILKSNTTIPVILYDKKENFYTSANIDLPELDDQIFLKQRAESFKKRHEPIIIEAEGFDQYIYYDDSYTLKQLQLYPYVQLGVLFIFMITAFFALFTTMRMEQDRLWVGLSKETAHQLGTPISSLLAWLEYLKLKETDQSIVRDMEKDVDRLQMITDRFSKIGSVPALESQNMVDIIHRSIAYLEKRISKKVVFVVELSDKLLYAQVNEPLLSWVIENLTKNAVDAMSGQGQIIYRLSEKGKFVSLDIQDTGKGIPKSKFRTIFNPGYTTKSRGWGLGLSLAKRIIESYHKGRIYVKTSEIGVGTTFCIELKKAE
- a CDS encoding NUDIX hydrolase; amino-acid sequence: MKKEKSTAEPQRKEKDIFNLNISVDCTIFGFHSGSLKVLLCKPSVGEKWMLPGGLITRDEIPDETARRILKAKTGLSDTYLKQFSFFGRKDKKQEENENPEILSEISLAYFALIKSGDAQLVEDNDTEHIEWFEINNISDLHPEHKIIFETALSTLRKQIGFIPIGYELLPEKFTMPELRSIYEAILGRELDRRNFQRKMLSIGFIKALNETRKVGAHKSPNLYSFDKKKYEEAERLGIQLMSNNL
- the glyA gene encoding serine hydroxymethyltransferase, coding for MKRDTAIFDIIEKEYQRQLKGIELIASENFVSEQVMEAMGSCLTNKYAEGYPGKRYYGGCEIVDLSEQLAIDRLKEIFGAEWANVQPHSGAQANAAVFLACMQAGDKFLGLNLSHGGHLSHGSPVNFSGLMFHALEYNVKQETEQVDYEQMEEVARTEKPKIIIAGASAYSRDWDYARIRKIADEIGAIFMVDMAHPAGLVAAGLLNNPLPHAHIVTTTTHKTLRGPRGGAIMLGKDFENPWGKKTPKGEVRMMSALLDSAVFPGIQGGPLEHVIAAKAVSFGEALDPSYKVYQAQVKKNAAVMAQAFMDKGYKVVSGGTDNHSMLIDLRPKFPELTGKLAEKVLVEADITTNKNMVPFDSRSPFLTSGLRFGTPAITTRGAKEPLMGEIVELIDTVLSNPEDGKVIKAVREKVNGIMKDYPLFAW